The window GTCCCTGCCGATAAGATCCTGGATACGGCGCAGAAAGAGAATGTAGACATCATAGGCCTTAGCGGCCTCATCACTCCTTCCCTGGATGAGATGGTACATGTGGCACATGAAATGAAGCGCAGGGGCATGACCCAGCCATTGATGATCGGTGGTGCCACCACGTCGCGCATGCACACAGCCGTGAAGATCGCTCCGCAATACGACCATGGTGTATTGCATGTACTGGATGCCTCCAGGAGTGTTACCGTTGCCGGCACATTGCTCAATCAGGACCAGCGACAAAAATTACTGAATGATACGCGCAATGAGTACGACAGGTTGAGGGAAGACTTCAACAGCAAGCGCGCGGTCAAGCAATATATCCCCTACGCGGAAGCAGCCCAAAACCGGGTAGCTATCGACTGGAAAAGTTTTGAACCGGCCCAGCCAAAATTCCTGGGCACAAAGGTTTTTGAAGACGTTGACCTGGCAACCATCGCTCCCTATATCGACTGGGCGCCTTTCTTCATAGCCTGGGAAATGGGTGGCCGCTATCCGCAATTACTGGATGATGAGGTGATAGGTAAGGAAGCACGCAAATTATTTGCTGATGCCAATGACTTGCTGAAAATGATCATAGAAGAAAAATGGCTGACAGCAAAAGGCGTGATCGGGTTCTGGCCTGCCAACAGCAATGGTAAGGACACGGTTACCCTATCCGTTCCCGCATCGGCAGTTGATGACAATAACGATGTAGTACTGCCGATCACTGAAACGCATCAACTGGAATTCCTGCGCCAGCAGCTCAAGAAAGCCGCTGGCCAGCCCAATTTCTCCCTGGCTGATTTCATTGCGCCTGCCCAATCCGGTAAAAAGGATTACCTCGGGGCCTTCTCGGTAACCATCCAGGGGATAGAGCCTCATATCAAGGCTTATGAGGCAAAGCATGATGATTATAACAAGATCATGTTGCAGGCCCTGGCAGACAGGCTGGTGGAAGCCCTTGCCGAATACCTGCATGAAAGGGTGAGGAAGGAATTCTGGGGATATGCAGCAAGTGAACAACTCTCTCACGAAGAGCTGATCAAGGAAAAGTATGTTGGCATCAGGCCGGCACCAGGCTATCCTGCATGTCCCGACCATACCGAAAAATACAAGCTCTTCAACCTGCTGGGAGGGGAAGCGGCAACCGGCATCAAGCTGACTGAATCCCTGGCAATGTACCCAGCTGCTTCGGTATGCGGATGGTATTTTGCGCATCCGGACAGCCAGTATTTTGGTGTAGGCAAGATCAAAGAGGACCAGCTGGAGGATTACACTAACAGAAAGGGTTATACGAAGGAAGAAATGGGCAGGTGGTTGCGGCCAATCCTGGAAAATGAATAAAGGCAGTTAACTTTACTTGTCAGGGATCCCCGTGGTATAAGGTCTTCATGCACTACCCTATATCGCGGGGTTTTATTTACCCATCAATATCACAACCATGAATTGGATCATCCTGATCATTGCAGGCCTCTTTGAAGTGGGATTTGCTACCTGCCTCGGCAAGGCAAAGGAAAGCTCCGGCACAACGGCCACTCTTTGGTGGATAGGTTTCTTTGTATGCCTGTCGATCAGTATGTACCTTTTGTACAGGGCCACCCAAACCCTTCCCATCGGTACTGCTTATGCCGTCTGGACAGGCGTTGGGGCAGTGGGAACCGTTCTAGTGGGTATCCTCTTCTTCAAAGAGCCGGCCGATTTCTGGCGACTCTTCTTCCTGACCACACTCATTGGATCCATTGTGGGCTTAAAATTTGTTTCTGCCAATTGATCAAGTCAGGCAATGGTGTCCCACTCAGAGCAAACCCAGTTCCCTGAACTCGAGGATACAGGCAGTGGCATTGAAGCAGAAATGCACCAATATGCCATACCAAAGGGTTTGTGTACGCTGTCTTAACCAACCCAGGAACAAGGCGAATGGTAGCAGCCAGAAGAAGGAGATCAGGCTCATATGGATAATGGCGAAGAGCAAGGCAGTGAATACCACCCCCAGCCGCGTATGCGTGATCTTCAGCAGCCCGGCCTGGATGACACCCCGGTAAGCAAGCTCTTCGGAGAAAGCAGGAATGATCGCGATCAATAGCAACATGATGGTCTTGGGGAACATCAGGTCCTGGAAAGATGAATAGTAATACAATTCCCGATCGAAGATGCTGCGGTTGATCCATTTCACCCCATAATTCACGATGACGGCCGATGATACCGCAACGATAACCAGTACGATCACCTTCCACCAGGAAAACCTGTTCCATTTAAGGATGAGTGGCGCCAGTTCAGTCCGCATCTGCCAGGCATAGAATAAGGCCAGTCCCAGCAATAGGCTGTCCACCGCAATCAATCCGACAATATTATCCCCTACCCCTTTTACAAAATTGAATACCAAACAGATCAGGAAGTTCAGTCCATAGAAACTTCCCACCAATAGGCGATAGCGCTCATAGGCGCCTTCCCATTCTTCGGGTGGCACAGTAGGTTTGCCACACTGGTAACAGATGGGGGCATCATTGACCAGGGTACTACCACAATGGGTACAGGTATCTTCTTTAACTACTTCTTCGCTCAAGGAAATGATTTGGCCCCAATTTATGGCATTCAAAAAAAATATACCATACTATTCTTTAATATTTAACCTACCCGCCGGCAGGGGTGATCATCGGGTAAGCTCACAAAAAGCAAACGGCCGGTGCAATACCGGCCGGGAAAAATTATAGGGCACCTACCCTTTAGATCGTGATCTCCACCCTATTCTTATCGGGATCAAGTACTACGCTTTCGTAGTAACCATCACCTGTCCACCTGGGGCCATCGATCACCTCATAACCATCAGCACTGAGTAGTGCGGTAAGGGTATCAACATTCTCCTTCGATCCAGTAGCCATGGCGAAATGGATCAGGCCGGTGAACTGGTCATAGATATTGTTGAGGCTATCCGGCACCCCTTCCATTTGCATGATCTCCAGCCTTGCCCCCGTTTCAAAGGAAAGGAAATAGGAACGGAATTGCTTGGCGGGATTATGGTATTGTTCATTGGAACTAGCTCCGAAATAGCGCATATAGAAAGCCCGCATCTCTTCCAAACGGTTTGTCCACAGCGCAATGTGTTCAATTTTCATTGTATGGTTTATTTAGTCATTAACTATTCTTTTACGACCAGGTTGATCAATGTCGTCCCTAATCCTTCACCCTAACTAATGTACCGATATTGCTAACCATGAGTATGGAATATCCCAATAACGTTGTATGAACTAAAACATATTTAATACAAGCTGCTGCATCATTAACACCATCACTTTTTCTCCATGAACCACCAGAGGCGCTTGCGCGGTTTTACCTGGTAATTGGAACGTATATACTTGTGGATGTGTTCGAATGCCTCGTCCAGGGAATCAGTTAGCAATACCAGGTCAAGATCGGCTTCGCCGATGGTCTTATTCTCCTTCATGACATGCAGGTAATCCATCATGGGCTGGTAATAGGCCTTCCCCAACAACACGATCGGGAATTGGGTCATTGTCTTGGTTTGCATGAGGGTCAGGGTTTCAAAAAACTCATCCATGGTACCCACCCCGCCCGGCATGATGATAAAGGCATAGGAATATTTCACCAGCAACACCTTGCGCACAAAGAAGTGTTCGAAGGTGATGGTGATATCCAGGTAAGGGTTGGGCTTTTGTTCGAAAGGCAATTCAATATTACAGCCTACTGACTTCCCGCCGGCTTCTTTTGCGCCTCGGTTGGCAGCCTCCATGATACCGGGCCCTCCGCCCGTCATGGTAGCGAATCCCAATCCTGCAATACGTTTGCCGCATTCCCTTGCCATGGTATAATAGGGATGGTCTTCTGAAAACCTTGCCGATCCGAATACGGTTATACAGGGTCCAACGAAGTGAAGGGTCCTGAATCCCTTGATGAACTGCCGGAAAACCCTGAATGCGAACAGGAATTCATAACTCCGATCCTTAGGTCCCTCCAGGTAAACATGCTGTTTGGCAGGAATAATCCGCTGCGATGGTTTCATTTCAATAATTTTGGTGCTTCCGGAAACAATTTACTCAAATGAAACGGGTTATGCGCATTATCTCCTATAATGTCAATGGTATCAGGGCCGCCATGAACAAAGGGTTTATCGACTGGCTGAAAACAGATCCCGCGGAGGTGGTCTGTGTACAGGAAACAAAGGCCCATCGCGACAATGTGAACCACAAACTATTTGCTGAGCTGGGCTTCCATGATTTCTGGTATTCAGCAGAAAAGAAAGGCTATAGTGGTGTGGCCATTTTCTCAAAGATCAAACCCGATAACGTGGAATATGGCAATGGCTTCATGCAGAGCGATGCCGAAGGCCGGGTGATCAGGGCGGATTTTAATGATATCACGCTCATCAATGCCTACTTTCCCTCAGGCACGAGTGGCGATGAGCGCCAGGAGTACAAATACCAATGGCTGGAGGAGTTCTTCGGTTACGTGCAGGACCTGCGCAAGACAAGGAAAAAACTGATCGTTTGCGGCGACTATAATATTGCCCACAGGGAGATCGATATCCATGACCCGAAGGGCAATAAGAATTCCAGTGGTTTCCTGCCCGATGAAAGGAAATGGATGGACAAGTTCTTTGAACATGGCTGGGTGGACACTTTCAGGAAATTCCATCCCGAACCCCATCGCTATAGTTGGTGGAGCCAACGTTTCCCCTCAGTGAGGTTGAACAACAAGGGCTGGCGCATCGATTACATCAATACCACCGAGGAGTTGAAAAAACAGCTGGTAGATGCCGAGATCTATCCAGATATAAAGCATAGCGACCATTGTCCCGTTTATTTAAAGCTCAAATACTAAACAGCGATGTACATCTATAATGTTACCCTCAAGATCGACTGGAGCATCCAGGAAGCCTGGTTAAAGTGGATGGTAGAAGAACATATGCCGGAAGTGGTAGGCACCGGTTGTTTCAGTTCTTCCAGGCTCTTAAGGCTGATAGAAGTGGATGATAGTGATGGTCCCACCTATGCAGCCCAGTACCATGCCGAAACCAAATCGGATTACAACCGGTATATTACCATTCATGCCGACAAGCTCCGCCAGAAAAGCTTTGACAAATGGGGGGATAAGTTCATTGCCTTCCGCTCTGTAATGGAAGTTGTGCACTAAATGTGGAAAACAAAAAAGCTTTCCCTTTGCAATAAAAAAAATCGCTACATTATGTTGGAAGTCGCACCAGCATTGAATTCCAGCGAAAAAATCAGAAAACCCTTGTCCATGGCGGGTTTCAGCGGACAAGCACAAAATCAGGCCGAAAAAACATATCGTATTTTTCCGCTATAACCCTGATTTGGTGCGGATTCCAGCGAGTCAGGCAGGGGCTTTAAAAAATTCAAAAAAAAATTTGTTGGAATTAAAAAGCGTCTATATTTGTTCTGCTTAAAATTTTAAATTTCACACTATGAACAAAGCTGAATTAATTGCCAAAATTGCCGATGACGCAGGCATTACCAAGACCCAGGCTAATGAAGCTCTGGATTCTTTCATCGAAGCAGTTACCAAGACCCTGAAAGGTGGTGGAAAAGTAACCCTGGTGGGTTTCGGTACTTTCTCTGTATCCAAGAGAGCTGCTCGTAACGGTCGCAACCCCCAGACTGGTGCTGTGATCAAGATTAAGGCTAAGAAAGTTGCTCGTTTCAAGGCAGGTAAGGAACTGTCTTCCAAATTATAATCACTGCGCCTACAGCATTGAAACCCTGTCTTTTACCAGACAGGGTTTTTTATGCCCTGTAATGCCTGTAATTGCCCGATTTTTCGCATTTTTGCACTTTAAAGAATTTTTCAAAAATCATTACTATGGGTAGAGGTGATAAGAAAACCAAGAAAGGTAAGATCTTCAAAGGTTCTTACGGTAAGAGCCGCGTAGCTCGTCCTTCTCAGGCCAAAAAGGCTGCTGCGAAGAAGCAACAAGCATAAGGCTGGCAGGCATGTGGAGGTCCATTGCCCTTAATTCTATAGGCAAAGGATCAAACCCTACAACAGCAAGGAATTGCTCAAAGGACCCACACCAGTCAAAACTTCTGGAATGTGAAAATGTGATCGACACGTTTTCACATTTTTTTTATGCGCTGACCAATCCAACCTCAGCTTAACTTACCAGGTCCGGATAGAGAATGGATCTGCCCGCCCCGAGGATCGGCAAGCCGGGGCAACCATAAGATGGGATACTAAATGGCACTTCTATAACTCAAGGGTAATTGCTGATACATTAGCGATATGCTGCCAGCATAGTAAAACTAGGAATAACCCTGTTACGCCATCATCCAATCAATAGAACAACTCCAAGTTGATCATAAATACATTCCCATTCGCCCCCACCTGTGTGGGAAAACTTGCATAACCCACCGGTGACCTATATGCCCTGATGTATTCTGCATTTACCCTGAATGACTTGTTCTTGAAAGGGAACCAGTTCAATCCCAAATTGAATTCTGTTGGATCACCATACTCACCAAAAATGAAAGCGCCTGTCAGGTAGGCCTGCAGGGTTTTGTCCAACAGCATGGAGGAACCCTGCAGACTCAACCCGTGGTCAAACAACTGGTCAACCGGAATGGGCCCTGTGGTTTCCAATTTGGAAACCCACCTCAGGAAATAATCAGCATCAAAAGAAAATCCTTTCCATTTCAGGCCTCCTGTAATATTGACCATTTCATATTTTGCCGACAGGACACTGGCATCGGTATCGAATGCATTGATGGCAAACAAGCCCGTGCCATCAGATAACCTGATCTGTGAGTTCTCCGGGGCCTCAGAATCAGGCTGCGATTGCCTTGTTTCATTACTCCTCGAATAAGAGGCGCCCAAAAGTGTTGCCAGGCTATTATGGCGTTCAAAATCCCCATAGGGCCCCATCCTGCCATAATTATTGGTGGTATGCCATAAGCCTGAACTCCAGGTATCAAAGCCTCCATCCAACTGTCCGGCATCAATACCCAACTGGCTGAGGTTATTGCCCAACATGGTGCGGTAATACATATTCTTGAAGATCTCACCCTGGACCCAGATACCAGTAGTAAATGAACCGCGGAAAAATTCTTCCGTCATGTTCCTGGCATCCATCCGAAGCCAACCCGGGAATTGTCCATACATGGAACGGTTGGTGGGCAAACCACCAATGCCGACACCAACATCAAGATGCTTGTTGAACTGGTATTGGAAATTACCACCCAGCACCACCTGCGCACCCTGTCCCTGGCTGGTATTGGATGTCCAGACATACAGCAGGTACCTGAATTTCGGGTCAAACAGCCAGCCCTTGAAATAGAGCATGACCTTCTGAAACTGCAGGTCATTCCTTTTGTCAATATTCTTGGTGCGCCCAAATGCATCCGTATAGTTATCATCCAGTCCCGTTTGGTTCAGGTACCTGGTTGATGCATATGCCGAAAAGGTCAGCACGCCATCCGGCTTATTGATCAGGCGAAAACCAGACCCCGGAACATGGGACCTTACGATCTTGAGGGTATCCTCCTCCTCATAAGGATCAGTTGGGATTTGGCCGTAACACAACTGGGCAATGGGGAAAGTAAGGACCAGGAAAAGGCAATACAATAATTGTCTCATAACAGTATTTTTTGGGTTGACATACTGCAGAGCAATTAACCAGGTCCAAAGGGCAGGATTATTATTAAATGGTCAAGTACTATGGGGCCAATCTTTCGATCCTCCAGCTACCGGTTTCTTCGAGCGTGTAATGGATCCTGTCGTGCAGCCTGCTGGGCCTGCCCTGCCAGAACTCAACGGTGATGGGCTTTACCCGATAACCACCCCAATGCGCAGGACGAGGTACCTGCTTGCCGGCAAAAGCATGGGCCAGTTCTTTTTCCGTCTGCTCTAACTGTTCCCTGCTCGCCAGCACCTGGCTCTGTGGGGAAGCCAAAGCGCCGATCTGGCTGGTAACAGGTCGACTGGCAAAATAAGTATCACTCTCTTCTTCACTTACCTTTTCGATAAGGCCTGTGATGCGTACCTGGCGCTCCAATTCTTTCCAGAAGAAGACCAGGCAGGCACGCGGATTTTCTTCCAACTGACGGCCCTTAAAACTATGATAGTTGGTGAAGAATACAAAACCACTCTCATCATATCCTTTTAACAAAACAATCCGTGCAGAAGGCAATCCATCCGCAGAAGCCGTAGCGAGGGTCATGGCATTCACCTCATCGATCTCACTTTTCATTGCTTCCAGCCACCAGGTATTGAACTGGGAAATCGGGTCAGCAGCAACATCAGATTCGGTCAGGGTATGGCGCATGTAGTCCTTGCGTATAGCGGCGATGCTCATGGTAAGAATCAATTTAGACCCAAAATTAAAGGCAGGCGCCCAAGCAAAACATGATTTTTGTTAACTAATTACTGGAGATTGAATCGCAAGGATACTACCGGGACTGGTAAATTATAACAGATGGAATGATCAGACCTTCGTATGTACTTCGTGCCTTCCTGTCTTCGTGGCCAAAAAAAACCTTGCATTAATACCCCCTTGGCTCAATATCCTCATCCCTTTTAGCAGGGTTATTGAACTCGGTTGCCCTTGCCAGTAGTTGCTCGATCTCGGTGATGCGGCGCATCTGGCTGGAGAGTTTATTATGGTGTTCGGCAACCTGTTGCAGGTCGTGGTTCAGTTCTTCCAGGTAAGCCACTTTCTTCTGTAATTGCATGCGCTGGAAATTTGCTTCGCGCAGCTTGTCTTCCACATCGGCAAGGGTGCGGGTAGAACGCTGGTTCTCTTCCAGCAGGGAGAGGTATTTGATCTTCAGTTCATCGAACTCCTTGGTCACCTTGAAATAGGAATCCTGCAAGCCGGCATAGTTGGCACCTTCGCGCTGGCTATTGGCCACATGGGCTTCCAGCTTCTGCATTTTATCCAGCATACCGTTATAGTCGGCGTATACTTTCTCCAGCCTGCTTTGCATTTCTTCCCCAAGCCTGTTCTGCTGGCGGAGGGTCTTGATCTCATTCTCCTTCTCTACCAATGTTGAACGCAGTTCGGATAGCTGCTTGTTCAAAAGATCATTAGCCTGCACCAGTTCCTGGTGCTTCACTTCCATCTGCTTCAGTTGCTCGATCTGGCTGAGGAGGAACTGCACTTTTTGGTTGTGCTGTAAAAGGTTTTCCTGAGCATCCTGGAG is drawn from Flavihumibacter rivuli and contains these coding sequences:
- a CDS encoding DUF4286 family protein, which produces MYIYNVTLKIDWSIQEAWLKWMVEEHMPEVVGTGCFSSSRLLRLIEVDDSDGPTYAAQYHAETKSDYNRYITIHADKLRQKSFDKWGDKFIAFRSVMEVVH
- a CDS encoding TIGR00730 family Rossman fold protein, translated to MKPSQRIIPAKQHVYLEGPKDRSYEFLFAFRVFRQFIKGFRTLHFVGPCITVFGSARFSEDHPYYTMARECGKRIAGLGFATMTGGGPGIMEAANRGAKEAGGKSVGCNIELPFEQKPNPYLDITITFEHFFVRKVLLVKYSYAFIIMPGGVGTMDEFFETLTLMQTKTMTQFPIVLLGKAYYQPMMDYLHVMKENKTIGEADLDLVLLTDSLDEAFEHIHKYIRSNYQVKPRKRLWWFMEKK
- a CDS encoding 30S ribosomal protein THX, with the translated sequence MGRGDKKTKKGKIFKGSYGKSRVARPSQAKKAAAKKQQA
- the metH gene encoding methionine synthase, with the protein product MTSIKPYLRLAGLEPLVVRPETNFVNIGERTNVTGSKKFARLIKENKYEEALSVARQQVENGAQVLDVNMDDALLDGVKAMTTYLNLLQSEPDIARIPIMIDSSKFEIIEAGLKCVQGKCIVNSISMKEGEAKFIEQANICKRFGAAVVVMAFDEKGQADTLQRRVDICSRAYNILTKQVGFDPQDIIFDPNIFAVATGLEEHNNYAVDFIEATRIIKQRMPLTKVSGGVSNLSFSFRGNDHVREAMHSVFLFHAIKAGMDMGIVNAGQLVVYDEIEPELRQLCEDVILNRNNDNNEATEKLITFAETVKAKGKAEVKDESWRQAAVEERLKHALVNGITDYIDQDTEEARLKYPRPLDVIEGPLMDGMNVVGDLFGAGKMFLPQVVKSARVMKKSVAWLTPYIEEEKRNNPQAQQGNVAKVLLATVKGDVHDIGKNIVGVVLGCNGYEIIDLGVMVPADKILDTAQKENVDIIGLSGLITPSLDEMVHVAHEMKRRGMTQPLMIGGATTSRMHTAVKIAPQYDHGVLHVLDASRSVTVAGTLLNQDQRQKLLNDTRNEYDRLREDFNSKRAVKQYIPYAEAAQNRVAIDWKSFEPAQPKFLGTKVFEDVDLATIAPYIDWAPFFIAWEMGGRYPQLLDDEVIGKEARKLFADANDLLKMIIEEKWLTAKGVIGFWPANSNGKDTVTLSVPASAVDDNNDVVLPITETHQLEFLRQQLKKAAGQPNFSLADFIAPAQSGKKDYLGAFSVTIQGIEPHIKAYEAKHDDYNKIMLQALADRLVEALAEYLHERVRKEFWGYAASEQLSHEELIKEKYVGIRPAPGYPACPDHTEKYKLFNLLGGEAATGIKLTESLAMYPAASVCGWYFAHPDSQYFGVGKIKEDQLEDYTNRKGYTKEEMGRWLRPILENE
- the pdxH gene encoding pyridoxamine 5'-phosphate oxidase, with amino-acid sequence MSIAAIRKDYMRHTLTESDVAADPISQFNTWWLEAMKSEIDEVNAMTLATASADGLPSARIVLLKGYDESGFVFFTNYHSFKGRQLEENPRACLVFFWKELERQVRITGLIEKVSEEESDTYFASRPVTSQIGALASPQSQVLASREQLEQTEKELAHAFAGKQVPRPAHWGGYRVKPITVEFWQGRPSRLHDRIHYTLEETGSWRIERLAP
- a CDS encoding exodeoxyribonuclease III codes for the protein MKRVMRIISYNVNGIRAAMNKGFIDWLKTDPAEVVCVQETKAHRDNVNHKLFAELGFHDFWYSAEKKGYSGVAIFSKIKPDNVEYGNGFMQSDAEGRVIRADFNDITLINAYFPSGTSGDERQEYKYQWLEEFFGYVQDLRKTRKKLIVCGDYNIAHREIDIHDPKGNKNSSGFLPDERKWMDKFFEHGWVDTFRKFHPEPHRYSWWSQRFPSVRLNNKGWRIDYINTTEELKKQLVDAEIYPDIKHSDHCPVYLKLKY
- a CDS encoding DMT family transporter, yielding MNWIILIIAGLFEVGFATCLGKAKESSGTTATLWWIGFFVCLSISMYLLYRATQTLPIGTAYAVWTGVGAVGTVLVGILFFKEPADFWRLFFLTTLIGSIVGLKFVSAN
- a CDS encoding CPBP family intramembrane glutamic endopeptidase, which codes for MSEEVVKEDTCTHCGSTLVNDAPICYQCGKPTVPPEEWEGAYERYRLLVGSFYGLNFLICLVFNFVKGVGDNIVGLIAVDSLLLGLALFYAWQMRTELAPLILKWNRFSWWKVIVLVIVAVSSAVIVNYGVKWINRSIFDRELYYYSSFQDLMFPKTIMLLLIAIIPAFSEELAYRGVIQAGLLKITHTRLGVVFTALLFAIIHMSLISFFWLLPFALFLGWLRQRTQTLWYGILVHFCFNATACILEFRELGLL
- a CDS encoding HU family DNA-binding protein, which codes for MNKAELIAKIADDAGITKTQANEALDSFIEAVTKTLKGGGKVTLVGFGTFSVSKRAARNGRNPQTGAVIKIKAKKVARFKAGKELSSKL
- a CDS encoding VOC family protein — protein: MKIEHIALWTNRLEEMRAFYMRYFGASSNEQYHNPAKQFRSYFLSFETGARLEIMQMEGVPDSLNNIYDQFTGLIHFAMATGSKENVDTLTALLSADGYEVIDGPRWTGDGYYESVVLDPDKNRVEITI